In a single window of the Mustelus asterias chromosome 3, sMusAst1.hap1.1, whole genome shotgun sequence genome:
- the tmcc1a gene encoding transmembrane and coiled-coil domains protein 1 isoform X3 codes for MYWKKQVQQKRSQVRLKQGCWRKPDYLWIERLELNSLAPSSVIASSSDGGVSVDGLDATLDPQRTKAAIAHLQQKVLKLTEQLKVEQTVRDDNVAEYLKLANNADRQQGARIKQVFEKKNQKSAQTILQLQRKLEHYHRKLREVEYNGIPRQPKDVLRDMQQGLKGVGAKVSGFSEGVVGSVRGGLSSFSQATHSAAGAVVSKPREFASLLRNRFGSADNIPSLKDSLDGHQAEECFKGLGICGNLQFSPRYGSEEECSSGTSGSGANSMSGTPMELSTSKTNPLDLSNLGLEGMFQELHQVKETQARLEESLETLKSHYQRDYTILLQTLQEERYRCERLEDQLNDLTELHQNEILNLKQELVSMEEKIAYQSSERAQDIQEALEACQTRISKMELQQQQQQVVQLEGLENGTARTLLGKLINVLLAVMAVILVFVSTLANCLLPLMKTRSRTFSTLFFLVFLGVTWRNWQLITRYIG; via the exons ATGTACTGGAAGAAACAAGTTCAGCAAAAACGTAGCCAGGTGAGATTGAAGCAGGGTTGCTGGAGGAAGCCTGATTACTTATGG ATCGaacggctggaattgaacagcTTGGCCCCGTCGAGTGTGATTGCCTCGAGCTCCGATGGTGGGGTCAGTGTGGATGGCCTGGATGCGACCCTGGACCCTCAGCGGACAAAGGCGGCCATTGCCCACCTGCAGCAGAAAGTCCTGAAGCTGACAGAACAGCTTAAGGTGGAGCAGACAGTCCGGGATGACAATGTGGCAGAGTACCTGAAGTTGGCGAACAATGCGGACCGGCAGCAGGGTGCCCGTATCAAGCAGGTCTTTGAGAAGAAGAACCAGAAGTCAGCTCAGACAATCCTGCAGTTACAGCGCAAGCTAGAGCACTACCACCGCAAATTGCGTGAGGTTGAGTACAACGGTATTCCTCGCCAACCCAAGGATGTGCTGCGGGATATGCAGCAGGGTCTGAAAGGTGTGGGCGCCAAGGTGAGCGGTTTCAGCGAGGGTGTGGTGGGCAGCGTGCGGGGTGGACTCTCCAGCTTTTCCCAGGCCACCCACTCGGCTGCAGGTGCTGTAGTCTCGAAGCCCCGGGAGTTTGCCTCGCTTTTGCGCAACAGATTTGGCAGCGCTGATAATATCCCCAGCCTCAAGGATTCGCTGGACGGACATCAGGCCGAGGAATGCTTCAAGGGACTGGGCATCTGTGGCAATCTGCAATTCAGCCCCAGGTACGGTAGTGAGGAGGAGTGCTCAAGTGGCACGTCGGGATCAGGTGCCAACAGCATGTCGGGGACACCCATGGAACTATCCACCTCAAAAACAAACCCACTAGACCTCTCCAATTTGGGATTGGAGGGAATGTTCCAGGAACTGCACCAAGTGAAGGAGACACAAGCCCGAttggaagaatcattggaaactctgAAATCTCACTATCAGAGGGATTATACCATCCTGTTACAAACACTCCAGGAAGAACGATACAG GTGTGAGCGGCTGGAGGATCAGCTCAATGATCTGACGGAGCTTCATCAAAACGAAATCCTCAACCTCAAGCAGGAGCTCGTGAGCATGGAGGAAAAAATTGCTTACCAGTCATCAGAACGAGCCCAGGACATCCAG GAGGCTCTGGAAGCCTGTCAGACTCGTATCTCCAAGATGGagttgcagcagcagcagcaacaggtgGTCCAGTTGGAGGGTCTGGAGAATGGTACGGCCCGCACCTTACTCGGCAAACTGATCAACGTGCTTCTTGCAGTGATGGCTGTAATCCTAGTCTTCGTGTCCACGCTGGCTAATTGCTTGCTGCCGCTGATGAAGACACGAAGCAGGACGTTCAGCACTTTGTTTTTTCTGGTCTTTCTGGGCGTGACTTGGAGGAACTGGCAGCTGATCACCAGGTACATtgggtga
- the tmcc1a gene encoding transmembrane and coiled-coil domains protein 1 isoform X4, whose amino-acid sequence MVQRLSLRRQFSKIERLELNSLAPSSVIASSSDGGVSVDGLDATLDPQRTKAAIAHLQQKVLKLTEQLKVEQTVRDDNVAEYLKLANNADRQQGARIKQVFEKKNQKSAQTILQLQRKLEHYHRKLREVEYNGIPRQPKDVLRDMQQGLKGVGAKVSGFSEGVVGSVRGGLSSFSQATHSAAGAVVSKPREFASLLRNRFGSADNIPSLKDSLDGHQAEECFKGLGICGNLQFSPRYGSEEECSSGTSGSGANSMSGTPMELSTSKTNPLDLSNLGLEGMFQELHQVKETQARLEESLETLKSHYQRDYTILLQTLQEERYRCERLEDQLNDLTELHQNEILNLKQELVSMEEKIAYQSSERAQDIQEALEACQTRISKMELQQQQQQVVQLEGLENGTARTLLGKLINVLLAVMAVILVFVSTLANCLLPLMKTRSRTFSTLFFLVFLGVTWRNWQLITRYIG is encoded by the exons ATCGaacggctggaattgaacagcTTGGCCCCGTCGAGTGTGATTGCCTCGAGCTCCGATGGTGGGGTCAGTGTGGATGGCCTGGATGCGACCCTGGACCCTCAGCGGACAAAGGCGGCCATTGCCCACCTGCAGCAGAAAGTCCTGAAGCTGACAGAACAGCTTAAGGTGGAGCAGACAGTCCGGGATGACAATGTGGCAGAGTACCTGAAGTTGGCGAACAATGCGGACCGGCAGCAGGGTGCCCGTATCAAGCAGGTCTTTGAGAAGAAGAACCAGAAGTCAGCTCAGACAATCCTGCAGTTACAGCGCAAGCTAGAGCACTACCACCGCAAATTGCGTGAGGTTGAGTACAACGGTATTCCTCGCCAACCCAAGGATGTGCTGCGGGATATGCAGCAGGGTCTGAAAGGTGTGGGCGCCAAGGTGAGCGGTTTCAGCGAGGGTGTGGTGGGCAGCGTGCGGGGTGGACTCTCCAGCTTTTCCCAGGCCACCCACTCGGCTGCAGGTGCTGTAGTCTCGAAGCCCCGGGAGTTTGCCTCGCTTTTGCGCAACAGATTTGGCAGCGCTGATAATATCCCCAGCCTCAAGGATTCGCTGGACGGACATCAGGCCGAGGAATGCTTCAAGGGACTGGGCATCTGTGGCAATCTGCAATTCAGCCCCAGGTACGGTAGTGAGGAGGAGTGCTCAAGTGGCACGTCGGGATCAGGTGCCAACAGCATGTCGGGGACACCCATGGAACTATCCACCTCAAAAACAAACCCACTAGACCTCTCCAATTTGGGATTGGAGGGAATGTTCCAGGAACTGCACCAAGTGAAGGAGACACAAGCCCGAttggaagaatcattggaaactctgAAATCTCACTATCAGAGGGATTATACCATCCTGTTACAAACACTCCAGGAAGAACGATACAG GTGTGAGCGGCTGGAGGATCAGCTCAATGATCTGACGGAGCTTCATCAAAACGAAATCCTCAACCTCAAGCAGGAGCTCGTGAGCATGGAGGAAAAAATTGCTTACCAGTCATCAGAACGAGCCCAGGACATCCAG GAGGCTCTGGAAGCCTGTCAGACTCGTATCTCCAAGATGGagttgcagcagcagcagcaacaggtgGTCCAGTTGGAGGGTCTGGAGAATGGTACGGCCCGCACCTTACTCGGCAAACTGATCAACGTGCTTCTTGCAGTGATGGCTGTAATCCTAGTCTTCGTGTCCACGCTGGCTAATTGCTTGCTGCCGCTGATGAAGACACGAAGCAGGACGTTCAGCACTTTGTTTTTTCTGGTCTTTCTGGGCGTGACTTGGAGGAACTGGCAGCTGATCACCAGGTACATtgggtga